Proteins encoded by one window of Dietzia sp. B32:
- a CDS encoding 1,4-dihydroxy-2-naphthoate polyprenyltransferase translates to MSRETDPTTSRGATPATDADATTEHGGATLSHWLEGARPRTWPNAFAPVLVGSAAAALAGGFVWWQALLALAVAWSFIVGVNYANDYSDGIRGTDDDRVGPLRLVGSGLARPAAVKRAAFGFLGLGGLAGLVLSATSAPWLILVGVGCILAAWFYTGGRTPYGYRGFGEVAVFVFFGLVAVIGTQFTQLGSVTWYAVVAAVAVGSFSCAVNLTNNLRDIPSDTESGKVTLAVRLGDSRTRGLHAVLELLVPLVATLALIPATPWALLGLLASPVAWKANGPVRARATGAGLIPALTMAGMAMLAWSVLVSVGFVIASL, encoded by the coding sequence ATGAGCCGCGAGACCGATCCCACCACCTCCCGCGGGGCCACTCCCGCCACCGACGCCGACGCCACCACCGAGCACGGGGGCGCCACGCTCTCCCACTGGCTTGAGGGCGCGCGGCCCCGCACCTGGCCCAACGCGTTCGCGCCCGTGCTCGTCGGCTCGGCGGCCGCGGCGCTCGCCGGCGGGTTCGTGTGGTGGCAGGCACTGCTCGCACTGGCGGTGGCGTGGTCGTTCATCGTGGGCGTCAACTACGCCAACGACTACTCCGACGGCATCCGCGGCACCGACGACGATCGCGTGGGCCCGCTGCGACTGGTGGGCTCCGGGCTCGCCCGTCCCGCCGCGGTCAAGCGTGCGGCATTCGGGTTCCTCGGGCTGGGCGGGCTCGCCGGGCTGGTGCTCAGTGCGACGTCCGCTCCGTGGCTGATCCTCGTGGGCGTGGGGTGCATCCTCGCCGCCTGGTTCTACACGGGCGGCAGGACCCCGTACGGCTACCGCGGGTTCGGTGAGGTCGCGGTGTTCGTGTTCTTCGGCCTGGTCGCGGTGATCGGCACCCAGTTCACGCAGCTCGGGTCGGTGACCTGGTACGCGGTGGTCGCGGCCGTGGCGGTGGGGAGCTTCTCTTGCGCGGTGAACCTCACCAACAACCTGCGGGACATCCCCTCGGACACCGAATCGGGCAAGGTCACGCTGGCCGTGCGGCTGGGCGACTCCCGCACCCGTGGCCTGCACGCGGTCCTGGAACTGCTGGTCCCGCTGGTGGCGACGCTCGCGTTGATCCCGGCGACACCCTGGGCCCTGCTGGGACTGCTCGCCTCGCCTGTGGCGTGGAAGGCCAACGGTCCGGTTCGGGCACGCGCCACGGGTGCCGGACTCATCCCCGCACTGACGATGGCCGGGATGGCGATGCTCGCATGGAGCGTGCTGGTGAGCGTGGGGTTCGTCATCGCCTCGCTCTGA
- a CDS encoding ABC transporter ATP-binding protein, with protein MTPPPEIAIRAHGLRKTYSHGRVRVRALDGVDVAIDRGRWTAVMGPSGSGKSTLMHCLAGLDTPDHGTVSIGSTEITRLGDAGRTRLRRTRVGFVFQSFNLVPALSVRENIVLPVRMAFRRPDRSRLDSLVGELGIGDLLKRRPHELSGGQQQRVAIARALLPSPDVVFADEPTGNLDSESGEAVLTLLGACVREAGQTVVMVTHDAHAAAHTDTVLVLADGRIADEVPSPTPESVHTAMRSLTGRRPVTT; from the coding sequence GTGACCCCACCCCCAGAGATCGCGATCCGGGCCCACGGCCTGCGCAAGACCTATTCCCACGGGCGGGTGAGGGTGCGCGCACTGGACGGCGTGGACGTGGCGATCGACAGGGGGCGCTGGACTGCCGTCATGGGTCCGTCCGGCAGCGGCAAGTCCACCCTCATGCACTGCCTGGCCGGCCTGGACACCCCCGACCACGGCACGGTCTCCATCGGATCGACCGAGATCACCCGCCTCGGTGACGCGGGGCGGACCCGGCTGCGGCGCACCCGGGTGGGCTTCGTCTTCCAGTCCTTCAACCTCGTGCCGGCGCTCTCGGTGCGCGAGAACATCGTGCTCCCCGTACGCATGGCGTTCCGCCGCCCGGACCGGTCGCGACTCGACTCGCTCGTCGGCGAGCTCGGGATCGGCGACCTGCTCAAGCGGCGGCCCCACGAGTTGTCCGGCGGCCAGCAGCAGCGGGTGGCGATCGCCCGCGCGCTGTTGCCGAGCCCGGACGTCGTGTTCGCCGACGAGCCGACCGGGAACCTCGACTCCGAATCCGGTGAGGCCGTGCTGACACTGCTCGGCGCGTGCGTCCGCGAGGCCGGACAGACCGTCGTCATGGTCACCCACGACGCGCACGCCGCCGCACACACCGACACCGTGCTCGTGCTGGCCGACGGACGGATCGCCGACGAGGTCCCCTCCCCCACGCCCGAGTCGGTGCACACCGCCATGCGTTCCCTCACCGGTCGTCGACCGGTCACCACGTGA
- a CDS encoding ABC transporter permease, translated as MSPHLVLGQLRAHAGRYLGTILAIAVAVGFVLASVGVLRTMTASADATFGMRYSGTAVLVQNLGDRTSAGTDAARDEAAESQRLGLEAIAATPGVRAATVDAQTYVRVRVEGRAQQVTTTTTIATDDGLRWQPLADGRLPGAPGEVAVRGDADLPVGATFEVQPTGVGEPTTVTVVGLFDLSGQPDMKTAFPLYTVDEQVQQWAPNGAGGDVRVAGDGTVPDAALAAEIERRLGQIPGTSAVEVSTGAAEADALAESFIGSRDVYTRALLAFTVLAVAVAALVIGTTFAVVFAARVRETALLRCLGASRLQLRLSGMAEALFVGVSATAAGLALGRFAVSLAAREAPRLGVTIPLQEVSVPGSAYLLAAAVGVGVTLATALPPLWRATSGSPLEALRPADVRPDPWWRRLPMVAVGAAAAVFGWHSMSAAVAARDVVEAGAWGVLAFLGVLAVAAGALPTLLGALGSIVGLLLGPVGLLGARNTARSPRRTAATSAAVLVGVTLTATMVTGIALLGPAIQARLVDRVPLDIAVSAPGGDTLPAALPGTLAELPGVGESLVVTDMYAEDPRGRRTVLRVAEPERVGDVMRRNVILPGPGEIVLPESSPVAAGARDGDTVRFTFFSDDDGRDLVVRRTGDQWALAAPGSVPAWPVAQLPDGSPWPEGVEVPTEFVPRTEVWLRMDDSLEGEQLEAALQGVRSAVADAAPDLAVTESFASREQIATSVRTILTSSSLLLAVAVALALVGVANTLTLAVRERTREITLLRGVGVTRTGVWLMLVLETLLVAVCAAALGVALGAAFGSAGATALTGAGAAAGGGIVGGLSQLGNDGVPVGDLVNVGVGGVLAALLAAAVASLGAVRSRVGTG; from the coding sequence GTGAGCCCGCACCTCGTCCTGGGTCAGCTGCGGGCGCATGCCGGCCGCTACCTGGGCACCATCCTGGCGATCGCGGTGGCGGTCGGATTCGTCCTGGCCTCGGTGGGCGTGCTGCGCACGATGACCGCCAGCGCCGACGCGACCTTCGGCATGCGGTACTCGGGCACCGCCGTGCTCGTGCAGAACCTCGGCGACCGCACCTCCGCCGGCACCGATGCCGCGCGCGACGAGGCGGCCGAGTCCCAGCGGCTCGGCCTGGAGGCCATCGCCGCCACCCCGGGGGTGCGTGCCGCGACCGTGGACGCGCAGACGTACGTGCGGGTCCGTGTCGAGGGTCGCGCGCAACAGGTGACGACGACGACGACGATCGCCACCGACGACGGGCTGCGCTGGCAGCCGTTGGCGGACGGGCGGCTACCCGGGGCCCCGGGCGAGGTGGCGGTGCGCGGTGACGCCGACCTCCCGGTGGGCGCCACGTTCGAGGTGCAGCCGACCGGCGTGGGCGAACCCACCACGGTCACGGTGGTCGGGCTGTTCGACCTGTCGGGGCAGCCGGACATGAAGACGGCCTTCCCGCTCTACACCGTCGATGAACAGGTGCAACAGTGGGCGCCGAACGGAGCCGGCGGGGACGTCCGCGTCGCCGGCGACGGCACGGTTCCCGACGCGGCACTGGCGGCGGAGATCGAGCGACGGCTGGGACAGATCCCGGGCACGTCCGCCGTCGAGGTGTCCACCGGCGCGGCCGAGGCGGACGCGCTCGCGGAATCGTTCATCGGCAGTCGCGACGTCTACACCAGGGCCCTGCTGGCCTTCACCGTTCTCGCCGTGGCCGTGGCCGCGCTGGTGATCGGCACGACGTTCGCGGTGGTGTTCGCCGCCCGCGTTCGGGAGACGGCGCTGCTGCGCTGCCTGGGCGCCTCGCGCCTGCAGTTGCGGCTGTCCGGGATGGCCGAGGCCCTGTTCGTGGGCGTGTCCGCCACCGCCGCGGGGCTGGCGCTGGGCCGGTTCGCGGTGTCACTGGCGGCTCGCGAGGCCCCGAGGCTCGGCGTGACGATCCCCCTGCAGGAGGTCAGCGTCCCCGGATCCGCCTATCTCCTCGCCGCGGCGGTGGGCGTCGGCGTCACCCTCGCCACCGCCCTCCCGCCGCTGTGGCGGGCCACCTCCGGTAGCCCACTGGAGGCGCTGCGCCCGGCCGATGTGCGGCCCGACCCGTGGTGGCGGCGGCTGCCGATGGTCGCGGTGGGTGCCGCCGCGGCGGTGTTCGGCTGGCACTCCATGTCGGCGGCGGTCGCGGCCCGTGACGTCGTCGAGGCCGGGGCGTGGGGCGTCCTCGCCTTCCTGGGTGTGCTGGCCGTGGCCGCGGGGGCCCTACCGACCCTGCTCGGGGCGCTCGGCAGCATCGTGGGACTGCTGCTCGGCCCGGTGGGCCTGCTCGGCGCACGGAACACCGCCCGCAGTCCGCGCCGCACCGCCGCCACCTCGGCGGCCGTCCTGGTGGGCGTCACGCTCACCGCGACGATGGTGACCGGCATCGCCCTGCTCGGACCGGCCATCCAGGCCCGGCTCGTCGATCGCGTCCCGCTGGACATCGCCGTCTCCGCCCCGGGCGGAGACACCCTTCCCGCCGCCCTGCCGGGGACGCTGGCGGAGCTCCCGGGCGTGGGCGAGTCCCTGGTGGTGACCGACATGTACGCGGAGGACCCCCGGGGCAGGCGCACGGTCCTCCGGGTCGCCGAACCGGAGCGGGTCGGCGACGTGATGCGCCGCAACGTCATCCTCCCCGGCCCCGGGGAGATCGTCCTCCCGGAGTCCTCCCCCGTGGCCGCCGGCGCCCGCGACGGGGACACGGTCCGGTTCACCTTCTTCTCCGACGACGACGGTCGTGACCTCGTGGTGCGCCGGACCGGTGATCAGTGGGCCCTGGCCGCGCCCGGGAGCGTGCCGGCCTGGCCCGTGGCGCAGTTGCCCGACGGGTCGCCGTGGCCGGAGGGCGTCGAGGTGCCCACCGAGTTCGTGCCCCGCACCGAGGTGTGGCTGCGCATGGACGACTCCCTGGAGGGCGAGCAGCTCGAGGCGGCCCTCCAGGGGGTGCGATCCGCCGTGGCGGACGCGGCCCCCGACCTCGCCGTGACGGAGAGTTTCGCCTCCCGCGAGCAGATCGCCACCTCCGTCCGGACCATCCTCACCTCCAGCTCGCTCCTGCTGGCGGTGGCGGTCGCGCTGGCGCTGGTGGGGGTCGCCAACACGCTCACCCTGGCGGTCCGGGAGCGGACCCGGGAGATCACCCTGCTCCGGGGCGTGGGGGTCACCCGCACCGGCGTGTGGCTGATGCTCGTCCTGGAGACCCTGCTGGTCGCGGTCTGCGCCGCGGCCCTCGGCGTGGCGCTGGGCGCGGCCTTCGGGTCCGCCGGCGCCACCGCACTGACCGGAGCCGGGGCGGCTGCGGGAGGCGGGATCGTCGGTGGTCTGTCCCAACTCGGTAACGACGGCGTGCCCGTCGGCGATCTGGTGAATGTGGGTGTCGGGGGTGTCCTCGCGGCACTCCTCGCCGCCGCGGTCGCGTCCCTCGGGGCGGTCAGATCCCGTGTCGGCACCGGGTGA